One segment of Allorhodopirellula heiligendammensis DNA contains the following:
- a CDS encoding gamma-glutamyl-gamma-aminobutyrate hydrolase family protein: MPRKPLIGINADFRAAARTTPAFAYIGEGYYRNIIQAGGVPVIVPPQVDEESAHRVLDAVDGFMFIGGADLDPRNDGFMLHPSVRPLDPGREFSDRMMMAEIAERRMPVFGIGVGHQLLNVQQGGNLFLHIKEDLPNAVPHLDLQDTNHRHTLDVVSDSLIGRVYGDGEIRVTSRHHMAIDEVAPGFRVTARCPDGVIEAIESEMIDWFAIGTQFHPESEAASALDIRIFEEFVDAVREHSQRFDEQTEPDNFHLVA, translated from the coding sequence ATGCCACGCAAACCCCTGATCGGGATCAATGCTGATTTCCGTGCTGCCGCTCGGACGACGCCCGCATTTGCCTATATCGGCGAGGGCTACTATCGAAACATCATCCAAGCCGGTGGCGTTCCTGTGATTGTTCCACCGCAGGTTGACGAAGAGTCTGCCCACCGCGTCCTGGACGCAGTGGACGGGTTCATGTTCATCGGTGGTGCCGATTTGGATCCTCGCAACGATGGTTTCATGCTGCATCCGAGCGTCCGGCCACTCGACCCGGGCCGGGAGTTCAGCGATCGCATGATGATGGCTGAGATTGCCGAGCGTCGCATGCCTGTGTTTGGCATCGGTGTCGGTCATCAATTGCTCAATGTCCAGCAGGGCGGCAATCTGTTCCTGCACATCAAAGAGGACCTCCCCAACGCAGTGCCGCACCTGGACCTGCAAGACACCAATCACCGCCACACGCTCGATGTGGTCAGCGATTCTTTGATCGGTCGCGTCTATGGCGACGGCGAAATCCGCGTCACCAGTCGCCATCACATGGCGATTGACGAAGTTGCCCCTGGATTCCGCGTGACAGCCCGCTGTCCCGATGGCGTGATCGAGGCGATCGAAAGCGAAATGATCGATTGGTTCGCAATCGGTACTCAGTTCCATCCTGAATCGGAAGCCGCTTCGGCACTGGATATCCGTATTTTCGAAGAGTTTGTCGACGCTGTCCGCGAACACAGCCAGCGATTCGATGAGCAGACCGAACCCGACAATTTTCATCTCGTCGCCTAG
- a CDS encoding 3-keto-disaccharide hydrolase, producing MKRPWTIFTLLLFVMPPLLPLTANGDEPDTATASESEWETLFDGESTAAWRNYKQDDLGSGWQVVDGALVKTAKRAGDIITREKFNAFELELEFKISPGGNSGVMYHVVETDGPPWHTGPEIQIQDNVAGHDPQKCGWLYQFYSSDKDATKPAGQWNKLRVVISPEGCQHVVNGVEYFTYKIGSDDWNQKLAESKFGKLPGFGAAGSGHICLQDHGDEVAYRNIRVRRLDKSFPTETSSK from the coding sequence ATGAAACGACCTTGGACTATTTTCACTTTACTGCTGTTCGTAATGCCTCCCTTGCTACCGCTGACGGCAAATGGTGACGAGCCCGATACAGCGACCGCTTCGGAGTCAGAGTGGGAAACACTTTTTGACGGTGAATCCACTGCGGCGTGGCGAAACTACAAGCAAGACGATCTCGGCAGTGGTTGGCAAGTTGTCGATGGAGCCCTCGTGAAAACTGCCAAACGCGCCGGCGATATCATCACACGAGAAAAATTCAATGCGTTTGAATTGGAACTCGAATTTAAGATCTCCCCCGGCGGCAACAGTGGCGTGATGTACCACGTCGTCGAAACAGACGGTCCACCGTGGCACACCGGCCCCGAGATCCAAATCCAGGACAACGTCGCCGGACATGATCCCCAGAAGTGTGGCTGGCTTTACCAGTTCTATTCGAGCGACAAGGACGCTACCAAGCCAGCGGGTCAGTGGAATAAACTCCGCGTCGTGATCTCCCCAGAAGGTTGTCAGCACGTTGTGAACGGCGTGGAATATTTTACCTATAAAATTGGCAGCGACGATTGGAATCAAAAACTTGCCGAGAGTAAGTTCGGGAAGCTACCCGGTTTCGGTGCTGCCGGTTCCGGCCACATCTGTCTGCAGGATCACGGTGACGAAGTTGCCTATCGCAATATTCGCGTTCGCCGTCTGGATAAATCCTTCCCGACAGAGACCTCAAGCAAGTGA
- a CDS encoding biopolymer transporter ExbD — MKAPHRRDANDNEPGMTSMIDVVFLLLVFFVWTSSFDEPERDIASQIAMPAKAAQAIAMDDGSAPPESTLDDQEPRREEVVVRILAGADGLRYQIGAVEAATLSELISKLQRIASLPTSPLLIVDPDDSVDFEDCIEVYDHAIGFGFPRVLFAVD, encoded by the coding sequence ATGAAAGCCCCGCATCGCCGCGACGCCAATGACAACGAACCGGGGATGACGTCGATGATCGATGTGGTCTTTCTCTTGCTCGTGTTCTTCGTTTGGACGAGCAGTTTTGATGAACCCGAGCGAGACATCGCCAGCCAAATCGCGATGCCCGCGAAAGCCGCTCAAGCGATTGCGATGGACGACGGCTCAGCGCCACCAGAATCGACACTGGATGACCAAGAACCACGCCGCGAAGAAGTGGTCGTCCGCATCCTCGCCGGGGCGGACGGGCTGCGGTACCAAATTGGCGCAGTCGAGGCTGCCACGCTCAGCGAGCTGATTTCTAAATTGCAACGAATCGCCTCGTTGCCGACCAGTCCCCTCCTGATCGTGGACCCCGATGACAGCGTCGACTTCGAGGACTGCATCGAAGTGTACGACCATGCGATCGGGTTTGGATTTCCGCGCGTGCTCTTTGCCGTTGATTGA
- a CDS encoding ATP-binding response regulator, protein MARILLVEDSPTQAAQIRILLEAANHDVGHALNGRLALEELHSRSFDIVVTDLEMPELNGLQLVEQMRDDFSHVPSILVTGHGSEELAAEALQLGAAGYVPKNRIDEMLNNTIVDVLGVIRTDASYAKLISTLRKNVFIFELPNDPMLISPLVGLLMQVSSGMELLPSIDMVRLGVAVEHAVANAMVHGNLQIPLDQCPSHHDLARYGEMSPAMQQRIKESPYCDRTVRVEAIAQTDQVRVIVTDQGDGFDTTTVPKKGQFDPKSLSEDCEAPHGQGFILMTSFVDELVYNEKGNQVTLVKRCRV, encoded by the coding sequence ATGGCTAGGATCCTACTCGTCGAAGACAGTCCCACCCAGGCGGCTCAAATCCGGATACTCTTAGAAGCGGCCAATCACGACGTGGGGCACGCCTTGAACGGTCGCTTAGCACTCGAGGAATTGCACAGTCGATCGTTCGACATTGTCGTCACCGACCTTGAGATGCCGGAGCTCAATGGTTTGCAGTTGGTCGAGCAGATGCGAGACGACTTTTCGCACGTACCCAGCATCCTGGTGACCGGCCATGGCAGTGAGGAATTGGCCGCCGAAGCCCTGCAGCTCGGGGCGGCCGGTTACGTGCCAAAGAATCGCATCGACGAGATGCTCAACAATACCATTGTGGATGTGTTGGGGGTGATCCGTACTGATGCCAGTTATGCGAAGTTGATTTCAACGCTGCGCAAGAACGTTTTTATATTCGAGTTGCCCAACGACCCCATGCTCATTTCGCCACTGGTCGGGTTGCTTATGCAGGTCAGTTCAGGCATGGAGCTGTTACCGAGCATCGACATGGTCCGATTGGGCGTGGCCGTTGAACATGCGGTGGCCAACGCCATGGTGCATGGGAACTTGCAGATCCCCTTGGACCAGTGCCCTAGCCACCACGATTTGGCACGGTATGGAGAGATGAGCCCTGCGATGCAACAGCGAATCAAAGAGTCGCCCTATTGCGATCGTACCGTGCGCGTCGAAGCCATCGCCCAGACCGATCAAGTTCGCGTCATTGTCACCGACCAGGGCGATGGATTTGACACGACGACTGTACCGAAAAAAGGGCAGTTTGATCCCAAGTCCCTGTCGGAAGATTGCGAGGCGCCTCACGGCCAGGGTTTCATTTTGATGACCAGCTTTGTCGACGAACTGGTTTACAATGAAAAAGGAAACCAAGTCACCTTAGTCAAACGCTGTCGTGTGTGA
- a CDS encoding PAS domain-containing hybrid sensor histidine kinase/response regulator: MSDSDAASDPMEREFQSSATYRALANSLPLSVLIKACDGRRVFANSAYLKWRGVRWEDVAGKVDAELFPPEIAQQYSADDRVVLAGGGSSQTVERTRMADGSLGWIERVKSPIHDASGRLIGLQVLFWDVTARVEAEEKSRFEQSLLKTLLETIPDSIYFKDLESRYLRVSGAMAEKFGYVDDEAILGLTDADMFTPEHAQQALDDEHRVIQSGEALVDRVERETWPDRDDTWCLTTKMPLRSDTGEIMGTCGISRDITALKRSEAALQEAVRMADAANRAKSEFLANMSHEIRTPMNAMVGMADLLAQTPLSEDQHEYVDTIRRSSDSLLRLLNDILDFSKIEARKLELESIVFSLGYEIQAAISTLTYQATEKGIKLHYTSDASLPNHYIGDPGRLRQVLVNLIGNAVKFTDRGNVTIEVRGLTPAEASDLATSETPVAGTVSSSAAFRISIVDTGIGIPPAQQAAVLAPFTQADASTTRRFGGTGLGLSITRQLVELMGGKLQLESEVGIGTKFYFDLRMPTADDHAAFQYDAYQDDDLVVQESQPTQRLRVLVAEDGVTNQHVIAGLLRSLGHECSIAGDGREAFVKWRSEPFDLVLMDMHMPVMDGPAATRAIRQQELGSDDHIPIIALTAAAMAEDARLCRESGMDEFLTKPIRRRRLQEILACIHPIHPAALMVEDTDAGPAGDHPCRSASSGDGDDVIPLACKELSLSDAHAGCLDLDSARSRIPGGVSGVLRLAAVFRQECQCLVGELQKDIAAGDHDAARRNAHTLKGACSLLGANLLQSVVCEIEAEAGSQGLADPAQSQRLLESLQGESARVLDAVDELLTT; this comes from the coding sequence ATGTCTGACTCTGACGCAGCGAGCGATCCCATGGAACGTGAGTTTCAAAGCTCGGCTACCTACCGAGCTTTGGCGAATAGTTTGCCGCTGAGCGTCTTAATCAAAGCCTGTGATGGGCGGCGAGTGTTCGCCAACAGCGCTTATCTAAAATGGCGTGGAGTGCGATGGGAGGACGTTGCGGGGAAGGTGGACGCCGAGTTGTTCCCGCCCGAAATCGCGCAACAGTACTCTGCTGACGATCGGGTCGTGCTCGCTGGAGGTGGCTCCAGTCAAACCGTGGAGCGTACCCGCATGGCGGATGGTAGCCTCGGATGGATTGAGCGAGTGAAGAGTCCAATTCACGACGCCAGCGGTCGATTGATTGGGTTGCAGGTTCTGTTTTGGGATGTGACGGCGCGGGTCGAAGCGGAGGAGAAAAGTCGCTTTGAACAGTCACTGCTTAAGACGCTCCTCGAAACCATTCCGGACTCAATCTATTTCAAAGATTTGGAGAGCCGTTACCTCCGCGTCAGCGGCGCGATGGCGGAAAAGTTCGGCTACGTCGATGACGAAGCGATTCTGGGACTGACCGATGCTGATATGTTTACGCCCGAACATGCTCAGCAAGCCCTCGATGACGAACATCGTGTCATCCAATCGGGAGAGGCCTTGGTGGATCGCGTGGAGCGTGAAACTTGGCCGGATCGAGACGATACGTGGTGCTTGACGACGAAGATGCCGCTCCGCAGTGATACCGGCGAGATCATGGGAACGTGCGGCATCTCTCGCGACATCACTGCGCTTAAACGCAGCGAAGCCGCTCTCCAAGAAGCGGTCCGCATGGCTGATGCAGCCAATCGTGCCAAGAGTGAGTTCCTGGCCAATATGAGCCACGAGATTCGGACGCCCATGAATGCGATGGTGGGCATGGCTGATCTGCTAGCTCAGACGCCCCTCAGTGAGGACCAACACGAGTACGTCGATACGATTCGTCGCTCCTCCGATTCACTGCTGCGACTGCTCAATGACATTCTCGATTTCTCCAAGATTGAAGCCCGTAAGCTGGAGCTGGAATCAATCGTGTTCTCACTGGGATACGAGATCCAAGCCGCCATCTCCACACTGACGTACCAAGCCACCGAGAAGGGGATCAAGCTTCATTACACGAGCGATGCGTCCCTGCCCAACCATTATATCGGCGATCCGGGACGGCTCCGCCAAGTTCTTGTCAACCTGATCGGCAACGCGGTCAAGTTTACCGATCGTGGCAATGTCACCATTGAGGTCCGGGGATTAACACCTGCAGAGGCGAGCGATCTTGCGACGAGCGAAACGCCCGTGGCCGGAACAGTGTCTTCTTCAGCCGCGTTCCGCATCAGTATTGTCGATACAGGCATCGGCATTCCACCCGCGCAGCAGGCGGCGGTACTGGCGCCGTTCACGCAAGCGGACGCGTCGACCACGAGGCGTTTTGGAGGGACGGGACTGGGGCTGAGTATCACCCGCCAACTCGTTGAATTGATGGGCGGTAAACTACAACTCGAAAGTGAAGTGGGCATCGGGACCAAGTTCTATTTTGATCTCCGCATGCCGACCGCCGATGACCATGCGGCGTTTCAATACGATGCCTATCAAGACGACGATCTTGTTGTCCAGGAGTCGCAGCCAACGCAGCGACTGCGGGTCCTTGTCGCGGAGGACGGTGTTACCAACCAACACGTGATTGCGGGTCTGCTGCGGTCTCTCGGTCACGAATGTTCGATCGCCGGTGACGGCCGCGAAGCGTTTGTGAAATGGCGCAGTGAGCCGTTTGACTTGGTGTTGATGGATATGCACATGCCGGTCATGGATGGCCCTGCGGCCACCCGCGCGATACGCCAGCAAGAACTGGGCAGTGACGATCACATTCCCATTATCGCGTTGACCGCCGCTGCGATGGCCGAAGATGCTCGGCTGTGTCGGGAGTCGGGAATGGACGAGTTCCTCACGAAACCGATCCGTCGTCGTCGCCTCCAGGAAATTCTGGCTTGCATCCATCCCATTCATCCCGCCGCGTTGATGGTCGAAGATACCGATGCGGGGCCCGCCGGAGACCATCCCTGCCGCAGTGCATCGTCTGGTGACGGGGACGACGTCATCCCATTGGCTTGCAAAGAGCTCTCACTGAGCGATGCCCATGCAGGATGTTTGGATCTGGATTCTGCTCGTTCACGGATCCCCGGTGGCGTTTCGGGCGTGCTGCGTTTAGCCGCCGTCTTCCGTCAAGAGTGCCAGTGTTTAGTGGGCGAACTGCAGAAAGACATCGCCGCCGGTGATCATGACGCCGCCCGGCGCAATGCACACACACTCAAAGGTGCCTGCAGCCTACTCGGTGCCAATTTACTGCAGTCGGTTGTCTGCGAAATTGAAGCGGAAGCGGGAAGTCAAGGGTTGGCCGATCCCGCCCAGTCGCAGCGGCTGCTGGAATCTCTTCAAGGTGAGTCTGCTCGCGTTCTCGATGCGGTCGATGAGCTGCTCACGACGTAG
- the rplU gene encoding 50S ribosomal protein L21, with translation MYAIFVDGGRQYRVEPGMEIDVDFRDTAEGENLQFGTVLAVGGDEGLKLGTPTLEGVSITASVLGKSMDKKIYVQKFRRRKHSKKRTGHRQPNTRVRIEEIAGV, from the coding sequence ATGTATGCCATCTTTGTTGACGGTGGACGCCAATACCGCGTTGAGCCTGGAATGGAAATCGATGTCGATTTCCGCGACACCGCTGAAGGCGAAAACCTGCAATTCGGCACCGTTTTAGCCGTCGGCGGCGACGAAGGCCTGAAATTAGGCACCCCCACGCTCGAAGGCGTCAGCATCACCGCTTCGGTGCTCGGCAAGTCCATGGACAAGAAGATCTACGTGCAAAAATTCCGTCGTCGGAAGCACAGCAAGAAACGCACCGGGCACCGTCAGCCCAACACGCGTGTGCGAATCGAAGAGATCGCAGGCGTCTAG
- the polX gene encoding DNA polymerase/3'-5' exonuclease PolX, producing MDNSAIAAVFEELAELLEFRGENPFRIRAYQNGARAIRDLDEPVAQIADDPERDLAALAGIGKTLAEKITVLLETGSLPQLTELRQTVPEIVIAMARIPGLGAKKASKLHAELSVESLDDLAAACHAGKVATIKGFGKKTESTILAGLAIAKAASERIYWAAADDITYELGMYMQGCDGISQLQWAGSYRRGRETVGDLDLLAVAEDRSAAMDYLEAYPGRVSTIARGDTKISIRLAKAFQVDMRLVDAEQFGAALQYFTGSQAHNIHVRKIAKERGLKINEYGVFQIDDETRIAGATEEEVYAAVGLPVIAPELREDRQEFIWAEKDELPELIKLEDIRGDLHMHTSATDGQNTIREMADAAIERGLQYIAITDHSQRVSVARGLSGDQLLEQWKIVSEIQSEYEGRLRILRGIECDILEAGGMDLPDEVLSQADWVLASVHFGQKQSRDQITDRILGAIENPHVDCVAHPTGRLINRREAYEVDMDALMQAARQHGKFLELNANPARLDLNDIHLAAAKRLRIPIVINTDAHHVDGLAVMRFGITQARRGGLTASDVANTLDFEAFEKQLNS from the coding sequence ATGGACAATTCCGCGATCGCGGCAGTATTTGAGGAGCTCGCCGAATTGCTCGAGTTTCGCGGCGAGAATCCATTTCGCATCCGCGCCTATCAGAACGGAGCGAGGGCGATTCGCGATCTTGATGAACCGGTCGCTCAAATCGCGGATGACCCAGAACGCGATCTTGCCGCTCTAGCGGGCATCGGCAAGACTTTGGCTGAAAAAATTACCGTCCTCCTCGAAACCGGTTCGCTGCCGCAACTGACTGAGTTGCGGCAGACGGTTCCCGAAATCGTAATCGCAATGGCTCGCATTCCAGGGTTGGGGGCTAAGAAGGCGAGTAAATTGCATGCGGAACTGAGTGTGGAGTCGCTCGACGATCTCGCTGCAGCCTGTCATGCGGGGAAGGTCGCGACGATCAAGGGTTTTGGCAAGAAAACCGAGAGCACCATACTGGCGGGGCTCGCCATCGCGAAAGCTGCCTCGGAGCGAATTTATTGGGCGGCGGCGGACGATATTACCTACGAACTCGGGATGTACATGCAGGGCTGCGATGGCATCTCGCAGCTGCAGTGGGCGGGCAGCTATCGCCGCGGACGCGAGACCGTCGGTGATCTCGACCTGCTGGCCGTGGCTGAGGATCGCTCGGCTGCGATGGACTACTTGGAAGCCTACCCAGGACGCGTTTCCACGATCGCTCGCGGGGATACAAAAATCTCGATTCGACTCGCCAAGGCGTTCCAGGTCGATATGCGGTTGGTCGACGCCGAGCAATTTGGCGCGGCGCTGCAGTACTTCACCGGCAGTCAAGCACACAATATTCACGTCCGCAAAATCGCGAAAGAACGTGGATTGAAAATCAACGAGTACGGTGTCTTTCAGATCGACGACGAGACGCGCATCGCCGGTGCCACTGAAGAGGAAGTTTATGCGGCAGTCGGGCTGCCAGTGATTGCACCGGAGCTGCGAGAGGATCGGCAGGAGTTCATCTGGGCCGAGAAAGATGAACTGCCTGAACTGATCAAACTCGAGGATATCCGCGGCGATCTTCACATGCACACGTCCGCCACCGATGGCCAGAACACGATCCGTGAAATGGCCGATGCTGCGATTGAACGAGGACTGCAGTACATTGCGATCACCGACCACAGCCAACGAGTCAGCGTCGCGCGAGGGCTCTCGGGTGACCAGCTACTCGAGCAATGGAAAATCGTGAGCGAGATTCAATCGGAGTACGAGGGGCGATTAAGGATTCTACGTGGCATCGAATGTGACATTTTGGAAGCGGGCGGGATGGACTTGCCCGATGAAGTGCTCAGCCAAGCCGACTGGGTGTTGGCGAGTGTGCATTTCGGACAAAAACAGTCCCGAGATCAGATCACCGACCGCATTCTAGGGGCGATCGAAAATCCCCATGTCGACTGCGTCGCTCACCCCACGGGTCGGTTGATCAACCGGCGGGAAGCCTACGAGGTCGACATGGATGCTCTCATGCAGGCGGCCCGGCAGCATGGCAAGTTTCTCGAACTCAACGCCAACCCCGCCCGACTGGATCTCAATGACATCCATCTGGCTGCTGCCAAACGGCTGCGGATTCCCATCGTGATCAATACCGACGCACACCACGTCGACGGACTTGCGGTTATGCGGTTCGGCATCACCCAGGCCCGCCGGGGTGGCCTGACGGCGAGCGATGTCGCCAACACACTCGATTTTGAGGCGTTTGAAAAACAATTGAATTCATGA
- a CDS encoding ExbD/TolR family protein, producing MKSPLPQRSTSRGQDRISMTPMIDIVFLLIIFFLVSSHLSRQENRHPVMLAQAAGGELGDADLAPLTLTLDAAGKFFFGSELVPIENLPDRLIAYRQSRTRSPHSTSVRLRIDRAIPYGDVEPILKELAEQGVANVAIVVSPQDRQSPQVSTP from the coding sequence ATGAAATCACCGCTTCCCCAACGCTCTACGTCGCGTGGGCAAGATCGGATCTCGATGACACCGATGATCGACATCGTCTTTCTGCTGATCATCTTTTTTCTTGTCTCCAGCCACCTGTCACGTCAGGAAAACCGACACCCCGTCATGCTCGCCCAGGCCGCGGGTGGGGAGCTCGGCGATGCTGACCTCGCTCCGCTAACACTCACCCTCGATGCGGCAGGAAAGTTTTTCTTCGGCAGCGAACTCGTGCCGATCGAGAACCTCCCTGATCGACTCATCGCCTATCGACAATCACGCACTCGATCACCGCATTCCACCAGCGTGCGATTGCGAATCGATCGGGCGATACCCTACGGCGACGTCGAACCGATCCTCAAAGAACTGGCCGAGCAAGGTGTGGCAAACGTCGCGATTGTCGTCAGCCCACAGGATCGTCAATCACCGCAGGTGTCCACGCCATGA
- a CDS encoding lactate racemase domain-containing protein — MTIYYANGSPTTALDTDDLRDALKTTFDAISRPNKVLLLPPDQTRLFSRAGELTVLSHELLGDRVSDIMPALGTHSPMTPAQLDHMFPGVPHDLFRAHRWRDDVVQLGEVPAEYVSEVTGGIYQNAWPAQVNRLLRDGDHDLIFSIGQVVPHEVIGMANYNKNVFVGTGGVAGINESHYLSAMVGIDDTLGIANTPLRQILNYAQDHFCQDLPLLYALTVIEQLKDGTKLTRGLYIGDDHDTFFAAAELARQVNITHLPRAPQHVVAYLDPREFKSTWLGNKAIYRTRKAVATGGRLTVLGPAVEEFGEDKRIDQLIRKYGYRTKAEVMELFANNEDLAADPSAAAHLVHGSPENRFEVVYAAGKLTDEEIRSVGFTPGNLDELLQRYDVNKLQDGFHEDIDGSEFYFVQNPALGLWEAPLG, encoded by the coding sequence GTGACCATCTATTACGCCAACGGATCGCCCACGACGGCGCTGGATACCGACGACTTGCGGGACGCTCTGAAGACCACCTTCGATGCGATTTCAAGACCGAACAAGGTGCTGCTACTGCCACCTGACCAAACCCGCTTGTTTAGCCGGGCTGGTGAACTGACCGTTCTTTCGCATGAACTTCTTGGCGACAGGGTATCGGACATCATGCCGGCACTCGGAACACATTCGCCGATGACACCGGCGCAGCTCGACCACATGTTCCCAGGCGTGCCCCATGACTTGTTTCGCGCCCACCGTTGGCGCGACGATGTCGTGCAACTCGGTGAGGTGCCTGCAGAATACGTTTCCGAAGTCACCGGCGGTATCTATCAAAATGCTTGGCCCGCGCAAGTCAACCGGCTACTGCGCGACGGCGACCACGACTTGATCTTTTCCATCGGCCAAGTCGTCCCGCATGAAGTCATCGGAATGGCGAACTACAACAAGAACGTGTTCGTCGGGACCGGGGGCGTCGCCGGAATCAACGAGAGCCACTATCTCAGCGCGATGGTCGGCATCGACGATACACTGGGTATTGCAAACACGCCGCTACGGCAGATCCTCAACTACGCGCAAGACCACTTCTGCCAAGACCTGCCGCTGCTCTACGCATTGACGGTTATCGAACAACTCAAGGACGGCACCAAACTGACTCGTGGTTTGTACATCGGTGACGATCACGACACCTTCTTTGCCGCCGCGGAGTTGGCTCGCCAAGTCAATATCACGCACCTGCCTCGAGCCCCTCAGCACGTGGTTGCCTATCTGGACCCGCGTGAATTCAAAAGCACATGGTTAGGCAATAAGGCGATTTACAGGACTCGCAAGGCCGTCGCCACGGGTGGTCGCCTGACGGTTCTTGGGCCTGCAGTCGAGGAGTTCGGTGAAGACAAACGCATCGACCAACTGATTCGGAAGTACGGCTATCGAACGAAGGCGGAAGTCATGGAACTGTTTGCCAACAACGAGGACTTGGCCGCCGACCCGTCCGCTGCGGCACACCTCGTCCACGGTTCACCAGAAAATCGTTTCGAGGTTGTCTATGCGGCGGGTAAGTTGACCGACGAGGAAATTCGCTCGGTCGGCTTCACGCCGGGCAACCTCGACGAACTGCTCCAGCGGTACGATGTCAACAAGCTCCAAGATGGTTTCCACGAAGACATTGATGGATCTGAGTTCTACTTTGTGCAAAACCCAGCCTTGGGTTTGTGGGAAGCACCGCTAGGATAA
- a CDS encoding serine/threonine protein kinase, with protein sequence MPRLYLTDFELGSVLGVGTVGTIYDGRVRTDIEVSPSAERLVGQDLAIKILHPNVSSDDLIQARFRREMMILERLEHPNIIGYFGGGSEDGKFFYVMQRVDGGTIKDLIDQSGRLLWPVVVDVTRQVSSALQCAHNHGVVHRDLKPSNLFLTRDAQVKLGDFGIARDEHSADLTHQGLTVGTHAYMAPEQITGDSAISGKADLYALGCCMFEMLTGQKVFSGENFAQLFEQHLRMSPPRVSTRVSDVPPELDDIIDQCLAKRPEDRPFNARAVQGVMLTIGEKYGLSYSPATGDPGRIGPPATGELAPQAHDVAAESVTGKGRDLLEQQIRSRQGLQPRAAIPAWKLAMVALLLAVVLGIAAMLG encoded by the coding sequence ATGCCGCGCCTGTATCTCACCGATTTTGAATTAGGCTCCGTGCTCGGGGTCGGCACCGTCGGCACGATTTACGATGGACGAGTGCGAACCGATATTGAGGTCTCACCGTCCGCAGAACGGCTCGTCGGGCAAGATCTCGCGATCAAAATTCTGCATCCCAATGTCAGCAGCGATGACCTCATTCAGGCTCGCTTTCGTCGCGAAATGATGATCCTTGAGCGGCTCGAACATCCCAATATCATTGGGTATTTCGGCGGTGGCAGCGAGGATGGCAAGTTTTTCTACGTGATGCAACGAGTCGACGGAGGGACGATCAAGGACTTGATCGACCAATCGGGGCGGTTGCTGTGGCCGGTTGTGGTGGACGTCACCCGGCAGGTCAGTTCGGCGCTGCAGTGTGCCCACAATCACGGTGTCGTCCACCGCGATCTCAAACCGAGCAACCTGTTTCTAACGCGTGACGCCCAAGTTAAATTGGGTGATTTCGGCATTGCCCGGGATGAGCATTCCGCTGACCTGACGCACCAGGGACTCACCGTGGGGACCCACGCCTACATGGCACCCGAACAGATCACGGGTGATTCGGCCATCTCGGGCAAGGCGGATTTATATGCGCTGGGATGCTGCATGTTTGAAATGTTGACCGGCCAAAAAGTTTTTTCTGGCGAGAATTTTGCTCAATTGTTTGAGCAGCATTTGCGGATGAGCCCGCCGCGCGTGTCCACCCGCGTGTCCGATGTGCCGCCTGAACTGGACGACATCATCGACCAATGTCTCGCCAAACGGCCAGAGGACCGCCCGTTCAATGCCCGTGCAGTCCAGGGCGTGATGCTAACGATTGGCGAAAAGTATGGGCTGAGCTATTCGCCAGCGACCGGCGATCCAGGACGAATCGGCCCGCCGGCAACAGGGGAACTCGCTCCCCAGGCCCACGATGTCGCGGCAGAGAGTGTCACCGGCAAGGGCCGTGATCTGCTCGAGCAACAAATTCGATCGCGTCAGGGCCTGCAGCCTCGCGCGGCGATTCCCGCCTGGAAGCTCGCCATGGTGGCCCTGCTGTTAGCCGTGGTCCTCGGCATCGCAGCAATGCTTGGTTAA